The nucleotide sequence GACCTGCTGGGATAGCAGGTCTTTTTTTAATATAGAAATCTTATACATTTTTTATGTTGTGGATAAAGTTATACACAGGTTTGTGGATATTGTGAATAATTGCTTAGTATGATGAAACATTATTGTGCAAATATGTGCAAATCATATAAGTTATACACATTTTCTGTGGAAAAGCATGTGGATAGTGTGTATATTTCTGAATTTTTAAAGCTTTAAATTTATTATTTAATTTCGAGTGTTTTAATAATTTTCGCAGGGTTTCCCCCAACTACTGCATTGGAAGGAACATTTTTAGTTACAACCGCTCCAGATGCAACGACTACGTTATCCCCAATCTTCACTCCTGGATTGATAATCGCACCTCCACCAAGCCAAACATTATTGCCTATTTCCACAGGCTTGCCGAATTCAGCGCCTGAATTTCGTTCAACTGGATCTAATGGATGAGTAGCCGTATAAATATGAACGCCTGGTGCGAGCATACAATTATCCCCAAACCTTACTTCGCAAACATCTAGAATGGTGCAGTCAAAGTTAGCAAAGAAGTTTTCACCAGCATGTATGTTATAGCCATAATCGCATCTGAAGTTTGGTTCGATTCCTATATTCTTACCTGTTGAACCGAAAAGCTCTTTTATTAGTTCACTTCGCTTATCCAATTCTTCTTCTGTGGTCATATTGTATTCTCTAGTAAGTCTCCTTGCACGAGTACGCTCATCCATAAGCTGCTGATCGTCTGGCCGGTACATCTCGCCATCTAACATCTTTTCTTTTTCAGTTTTCACGAAGTACTCTCCTCTCAAGTTGTATACTAGAATGTTGTTTAAAAATGATGTTTTTGTTAATTTTGTTCATATTCTTCCTCGATAAGTTGATTGGAGTGCAAGGTGCGAGACTCCTGGGGGGGGGATCAGCGGGACAGGTGAGACACCTAAGGGCGCAAAGCGCCGAGGTGGCTCACCGGACGCCCCCCGGAAAGCGAGCAACCTGTAACGGAAATCAACACTTTCAAGAGCAACAACGGTTTACTTAAATCTACATACTTTATTTACGTACTAATGTACAAACTGCCTCTACTTGAGCAGTTTGCGGAAACATATCCACAGGTGTGATTTGTTCAACTTCAAATCCGTTACTTATCAACATGTGGACATCTTTTGCTAATGTTGATGGATTACATGAAACGTAAACCATTCTTTTCGGTTTAATTTTTACAACCGTTTCTAAGAATGCAAGATCACACCCGGTTCTTGGAGGATCTACCACTACAACATCAGGCTGCCAACCCTCTTTTAACCATTTTGGCAGCAATTTCTCAGCTTTTCCGGCCTCATAATGTGCATTTGTTATATGATGCTTCTCTGCATTTTCTTTTGCATTCAAGATGGATTCTTTTATAATGTCCATCCCTCTAATCTCTTTTGCTTCGTTTGCAAGCCACATACCGATTGTTCCTGAACCGCAATAGGCATCAACGACTCTTTCTTCTCCCGTAAGTTTCGCTTGTTTTTTCACTTCGTTATACAGCTTGACGGTTTGCTCTGGATTTAATTGAAAAAAGGCACGTGCAGAAAGTTCAAAACTCATGTCACCTAAGTGTTCTGTAATTGTTTCCTTTCCATAGATCCCTTCTGTCAGTTCTCCAAAGATGAGCGATGTTTTTTCTTCATTAACATTCTGAACAAAGGATGTAACCTGAGGAAGTCTTTTCTTAATCTCAGAAACAAAAAGGTCTTTTTTCGGAAGTTCATTTGTTGCCGTTACGATGACCAGCTGAATCTCATCAGTACGAAAAGCGGTTCTCACAACTATCGTACGAATGCTTCCTGTTCGTTTTCTTTCGTCATATACAGATAGGTTTAGATCACGAATAATTTGTTTCACTTTATTTGTCACGATATTCGTATCTTCATGCTGTACAAGACAATGATCTATGTTAATCAACTTGTGTGAATTGCTGCTGTACAGTCCGGCAATAACGGTATCATCGATTTTAGCTACTTGGAATTGAGACTTATTTCGATAGGACCAAGGCTCGTCCATTCCAATCGTTTTACTCACATTCAGCTTATCTTTCGAAATCTTCGTGTATCTTTCGAAAGCTTGTACAACAATATCTCGTTTTTCTTTAAGCTGTGTTGAGTAGGTCATATGCTGAATCTGACATCCACCGCACGTTTCATAGATCGGACATGGTGGTGTTACTCTGTTCTTGGATTTTTTAAATACTTTTTTAATTTTTCCTTCTGCTCGATTAGGAAAAACTTTTGTAATGATAACAGAAATCTCTTCACCCGGAATCCCACCTGGCACAAAGACAACCTGCCTATTATAGAATCCAATTCCCTCACCATTAATACCCATACGTTTAATGGAAATGGGTACTGTCTGACCAACTTTCATTATGGGACTTTCTTTCTTCGTATTTTTCATATCTTTATCACTCGTTTCTTAGCTAAAGTGGCTTTTCTTATTGTAGACGAAACCGCTCGCTTCTACCAACTTCAATTCATTTAAAAAACACAGTTTTATTTTTAGAAAATCAAAAATAAATCTAAAGTCAGATTGAATCATTGTTATTACCTTGTATAATAAATAAACGAAAGCGCTTTCGTTTATTTTCGAAACCGCTTTCGATTTAAGATGAATTCAATTTTATAAGGAGGATGAAAATTCTTTGAAGAAAACTTGTGCATTTTTATTGAGTGCTTTATTAGTTATACCTAACGGTGTTTCTGCAACTCCGAAAGAAGGTGCTGATTCTGTGAAAAATAAAACGCAGCATAAACCAAAATGGTCTCTTACCTGGTCGGATGAATTCAACAAACCTCACATTGATCCTAATAAATGGACGCACGACATTGGAAATTGGATCAAAGATGAAGATGGTAATAATGTGGCCCCTGGATGGGGTAACGATGAAAAACAATATTATACGAATTCTAAAGACAACTCTTTTGTGAAAGATGGTAAATTAGTCATTCGTGCTCAAAAAGAAACCACCACTGATGATACAGGAACATATGATTACACGTCTGCTAAACTAAAAACAAAAGGGTTATTTAGCCAAACTTATGGAAGATATGAGCTCCGTGCTAAATTACCTACTGGAAAAGGCTTTTGGCCTGCTCTTTGGATGCTTCCTGAAAAAGATAAATACGGCGGATGGGCCGCCTCAGGAGAAATCGACATCATGGAAGCCTGGGGCAGCAGACCAAATGTAGTAGCGGGCACCATTCATTATGGGGAAACGTGGCCAAACAATCGCTATACAGGAAAAGAATATGTGCTGCCTGAAGGACAAGGAATTAATACGTGGCATACATATGCTGTAGAGTGGGAACCAGGTGAGATCAGATGGTACGTAGATGGAGTGCTGTATCAAACTCAAAATGCATGGTACGCAAAAAATCAAAACAATCCTATAAATTTTTCATACCCAGCTCCATTTGATCAAAACTTTTATTTAATCATGAATCTTGCAGTTGGTGGCCATTTTGATGGAGACCCCGATGAAACGACTACCTTTCCACAACAAATGGAGATCGATTACGTCCGTGTTTATGATTTAAAAAATGGTGACTACCGTGATCCAGTAGAGCCAACACCACAGCCTGTAGAATTGCCTGCAGATGCGAAACAACCATTAGCTGACGGAAATTTAATCTATGATGGGAACTTTGAAAAGCCTTTTACATTCATCACACAGAATGAGCAGACATTAGATAACTTGTACTGGAATCTTGTTACTCTTCCCGACTTTGGCGGTGAAGCATCTGTAGACATTGAGCCAATCAATGACAAGAATTTCGCTAAAATTTCAACTGCTACACCAGGCTCCTTTCTACACTCTGTCCAAGCCATCCAAAATGTATCACTTGGTAAAAGCGGAAAATATAAAGTCAGTTTTGATGCAAAGTCAACGGCTGATCGACAAATGGTTGTGAAAGCAGGAGGTGGAGCTGATCGAGGCTGGAGCAAATATTCCAACGAAGAATCCATCAAGCTAAGTGACAGCCTTCAATCTTATGCTTTTACTTTTGATATGCTCGCTGAAACGGATATAGCTGCTCGACTTGAATTCAATCTTGGAAATAACGGAACGGCTCCTGTGTGGATTGGTAACGTACGTGTAGAAGAAGTTACAAACGAGCCGATTGATGAGGCTGCTTCAAAAACCCCTCTTAAAGACGGCAATCATGTATATAACGGAACCTTCGATCAGGGCAGTATGGATCGTTTGACATATTGGAGTTTTGAATCAAATAACAAGAAAGATAAAGCGACTGTAAGTGAGGAATCACGTGAATTTCATGCGAAACTAAAAGGACATCCTTCTAAGGCAACAGATAAATACCTTGTCCAAAAAGGGATTCAACTGATTAAAGACAATGAGTATGTTTTATCCTTCAAAGGCAGAGCAGATAAAGACCGGGAAATTAAGATCGCGCTATTGAATGAGGATGGCAATATATCGTATATAACTCCTCAGGAGATGGACTTAAACAAAAAAAGTAATCAATTCGAAATGAAGTTCAAGCATACTGGGGAAACAGACTCTAACAGCCAGTTGATCTTCTATTTAGGCGGAGACTCTGCAGATGTTTATTTGGATGATATTGTTTTAAAAACAGAGGTGGATATGAATCCTTTGCAAAATGGAGATTTTAGTTCTGGTCTGTCTAACTGGAGCAACTATGTCCATTTTGATGCAACTGCGAGTGTAGAGAGTGAAAATGAACAAGCTAAAATCAGCATTGTCAA is from Fictibacillus sp. b24 and encodes:
- a CDS encoding maltose acetyltransferase domain-containing protein — its product is MKTEKEKMLDGEMYRPDDQQLMDERTRARRLTREYNMTTEEELDKRSELIKELFGSTGKNIGIEPNFRCDYGYNIHAGENFFANFDCTILDVCEVRFGDNCMLAPGVHIYTATHPLDPVERNSGAEFGKPVEIGNNVWLGGGAIINPGVKIGDNVVVASGAVVTKNVPSNAVVGGNPAKIIKTLEIK
- the rlmD gene encoding 23S rRNA (uracil(1939)-C(5))-methyltransferase RlmD, producing the protein MKNTKKESPIMKVGQTVPISIKRMGINGEGIGFYNRQVVFVPGGIPGEEISVIITKVFPNRAEGKIKKVFKKSKNRVTPPCPIYETCGGCQIQHMTYSTQLKEKRDIVVQAFERYTKISKDKLNVSKTIGMDEPWSYRNKSQFQVAKIDDTVIAGLYSSNSHKLINIDHCLVQHEDTNIVTNKVKQIIRDLNLSVYDERKRTGSIRTIVVRTAFRTDEIQLVIVTATNELPKKDLFVSEIKKRLPQVTSFVQNVNEEKTSLIFGELTEGIYGKETITEHLGDMSFELSARAFFQLNPEQTVKLYNEVKKQAKLTGEERVVDAYCGSGTIGMWLANEAKEIRGMDIIKESILNAKENAEKHHITNAHYEAGKAEKLLPKWLKEGWQPDVVVVDPPRTGCDLAFLETVVKIKPKRMVYVSCNPSTLAKDVHMLISNGFEVEQITPVDMFPQTAQVEAVCTLVRK
- a CDS encoding carbohydrate binding domain-containing protein; the encoded protein is MSALLVIPNGVSATPKEGADSVKNKTQHKPKWSLTWSDEFNKPHIDPNKWTHDIGNWIKDEDGNNVAPGWGNDEKQYYTNSKDNSFVKDGKLVIRAQKETTTDDTGTYDYTSAKLKTKGLFSQTYGRYELRAKLPTGKGFWPALWMLPEKDKYGGWAASGEIDIMEAWGSRPNVVAGTIHYGETWPNNRYTGKEYVLPEGQGINTWHTYAVEWEPGEIRWYVDGVLYQTQNAWYAKNQNNPINFSYPAPFDQNFYLIMNLAVGGHFDGDPDETTTFPQQMEIDYVRVYDLKNGDYRDPVEPTPQPVELPADAKQPLADGNLIYDGNFEKPFTFITQNEQTLDNLYWNLVTLPDFGGEASVDIEPINDKNFAKISTATPGSFLHSVQAIQNVSLGKSGKYKVSFDAKSTADRQMVVKAGGGADRGWSKYSNEESIKLSDSLQSYAFTFDMLAETDIAARLEFNLGNNGTAPVWIGNVRVEEVTNEPIDEAASKTPLKDGNHVYNGTFDQGSMDRLTYWSFESNNKKDKATVSEESREFHAKLKGHPSKATDKYLVQKGIQLIKDNEYVLSFKGRADKDREIKIALLNEDGNISYITPQEMDLNKKSNQFEMKFKHTGETDSNSQLIFYLGGDSADVYLDDIVLKTEVDMNPLQNGDFSSGLSNWSNYVHFDATASVESENEQAKISIVNEGNETWSVLLEQANLALVEGLQYELRFTARSEIARDIEVTLENAQYNRYFNEKVQVGAEEKNYTYTFTPSATDTMSLKFLLGKSTQSPIGTHTIFLDNVELKAVK